From the Roseiconus lacunae genome, one window contains:
- a CDS encoding site-2 protease family protein has translation MQTPPSSNDPFDIRVKVDPAVQFSERGEGSETTFVASDSRTGKFYRFGNREYHAASLMDGEHTLAQINEQLRKDGVDWSAEDVLKYARELVQHRLAHVQPDAIGTTETDRPNPNVSRSHDRRGSGQRVLGWMSKVLSQRIPLADGDRIAEALLGSMGKLFQPTAIAVLGALIISGVAVVWAHYDALTLEVKRIFDRGLWLSLAVLWCLLKVIHECGHAVCAKRLGVRVGKMGVLFFLFAPLAYVDVTNAWKLPRRRDRIQIALAGVYVELIVGAIAAWIWYLSPVGMIRHVSAHVFLLAGPATILVNANPLLRLDGYYVFSDLTEIPNLRDQGRKRLLAWIERILFGIEMPQCHLSGWRRDIAVIHALCSVIFQIAWMMGLVIAIAAWAKGLGIVIAAVAVTLWAVVPLVRWMCKIWTTPGREGWVLSFYQRRLLTLSSTLCVVIHLMVVSASPFSRRVPVVVRYHGEQIERAPVGAFVAAIYVTCGQRVERGELLVELEQPELTVKRNQLADQLAAASRKAIQHRRRGELAMANALTEKGESLRRQIEELDQQVASLRIVADRQGQVTSSTIDQLHGRYVKQGDEIIRISDPQEKELLAVVSEDNLIAFRNAVQSETAAKIRLRGGPSIQAVLAPLHPAASRRLPHPALSASNGGPLPIEPKGADGQMLVSPQLQSVIPLDVMTSMKIKSGQIGRLTIPDDRSLVARLNDYLRERR, from the coding sequence ATGCAAACACCACCGTCGAGCAACGATCCATTCGACATACGCGTGAAGGTCGATCCCGCGGTTCAGTTTTCTGAACGTGGCGAAGGGAGTGAAACGACTTTCGTCGCGAGTGATTCTCGGACCGGGAAGTTCTATCGTTTTGGTAACCGTGAATACCACGCCGCGTCATTGATGGACGGCGAGCACACGTTGGCACAGATCAACGAGCAACTCCGAAAAGACGGCGTCGATTGGTCGGCTGAAGATGTGTTGAAATATGCGCGAGAGCTGGTGCAACATCGCTTGGCACATGTCCAACCTGATGCCATCGGCACTACGGAAACTGATCGGCCGAATCCGAATGTTTCGAGAAGTCACGACCGGCGAGGTAGTGGTCAACGCGTCCTCGGATGGATGTCGAAAGTTCTTTCGCAACGAATCCCACTCGCCGACGGTGATCGGATTGCCGAAGCGTTGCTCGGTTCAATGGGGAAGTTGTTTCAGCCCACCGCGATTGCTGTTTTGGGGGCGTTGATTATCAGTGGTGTCGCGGTCGTCTGGGCCCATTACGATGCCTTGACGCTCGAAGTCAAACGCATCTTTGACCGGGGATTGTGGCTGTCGCTCGCGGTGCTGTGGTGTTTACTAAAAGTCATTCACGAATGTGGGCATGCGGTCTGCGCGAAGCGGCTTGGTGTACGTGTCGGAAAGATGGGCGTGCTTTTCTTTTTGTTTGCACCACTTGCGTATGTCGATGTCACCAATGCTTGGAAATTGCCGCGGCGACGCGATCGGATTCAAATCGCGCTAGCCGGCGTGTATGTGGAGTTGATCGTCGGGGCGATCGCGGCTTGGATATGGTATCTGTCGCCAGTCGGTATGATCAGGCATGTCAGCGCACACGTCTTTCTACTCGCCGGTCCGGCGACCATCTTAGTGAACGCCAATCCGTTGCTGCGCCTCGATGGTTACTATGTCTTTAGTGATCTGACCGAGATTCCGAATTTGCGTGATCAAGGACGGAAGCGTCTGCTCGCTTGGATCGAACGAATCCTGTTTGGAATTGAGATGCCACAGTGTCACTTGTCTGGCTGGCGACGTGATATCGCGGTGATTCATGCGTTGTGTAGCGTCATTTTCCAAATCGCTTGGATGATGGGATTGGTGATCGCTATCGCGGCTTGGGCGAAAGGATTGGGAATCGTAATTGCTGCTGTCGCCGTTACACTGTGGGCGGTTGTGCCCCTGGTTCGATGGATGTGTAAAATATGGACGACGCCGGGACGTGAAGGATGGGTGTTGTCGTTTTATCAAAGGCGGCTTTTGACACTCAGTAGTACCCTGTGCGTGGTGATACATTTGATGGTGGTCAGTGCGTCACCATTCTCCAGACGCGTGCCGGTTGTCGTACGTTATCATGGGGAGCAAATCGAGCGTGCGCCGGTCGGCGCGTTTGTTGCCGCGATTTATGTAACATGTGGGCAACGAGTCGAACGCGGCGAATTACTCGTCGAACTTGAGCAACCAGAGTTGACTGTCAAGCGAAACCAGTTGGCAGACCAGCTAGCAGCCGCTTCGCGAAAAGCGATTCAACATCGCCGGCGCGGTGAGCTAGCTATGGCAAACGCTTTGACGGAAAAAGGCGAGAGCCTGAGACGACAAATTGAAGAACTAGACCAGCAAGTCGCTAGTCTTCGAATCGTGGCCGATCGACAAGGACAAGTAACGTCTTCCACCATCGACCAATTACATGGACGATACGTCAAACAAGGCGATGAGATTATCCGTATATCCGATCCTCAGGAGAAAGAACTTCTCGCCGTAGTTAGCGAAGACAACCTGATCGCGTTTCGAAATGCGGTGCAATCAGAAACCGCGGCAAAAATTCGATTGCGCGGAGGCCCATCGATTCAGGCCGTACTCGCTCCGTTGCACCCGGCGGCAAGTCGCAGGCTTCCGCATCCGGCGCTTTCCGCTTCCAATGGTGGTCCGCTTCCGATCGAACCAAAAGGCGCCGACGGTCAAATGCTTGTTAGCCCTCAGTTGCAATCGGTCATTCCGTTAGATGTAATGACCAGCATGAAAATCAAAAGTGGCCAAATCGGACGATTAACGATTCCCGACGACCGAAGTCTCGTAGCCCGATTGAACGATTATCTTCGCGAACGACGTTAG
- a CDS encoding endonuclease/exonuclease/phosphatase family protein, producing MSRSSIDVRRRLTLRGLLATTSLVFIVVTVFSMGATWFWIADLIANLRIQILIAGACLLLINALAREKWLLFPLCLGMAFHCSFCGEFFQSAQIGSAKGTAVRVASINVLTSNSKHRLIIEEIRRLDADVVAVLELSSTLAERLRMELVEKYPHQIIHPLDRSNFGIGLLSRSELTGPDVFELNETIVSISAYTKGFRVIATHPLPPMNQALFKSRNAHLRLLSERINATDDQTKTIVMGDFNVTPWSPHFHRFERRSSLRRATKGNTITPTWYGIDDQFLFGLPLDHVLISSDLDCTGYEVGNDFGSDHRAVMVDVMVR from the coding sequence ATGTCACGATCAAGCATTGACGTTCGGCGTCGATTGACTTTGCGAGGATTGCTCGCGACGACATCACTTGTATTTATCGTCGTCACAGTCTTTTCGATGGGCGCAACTTGGTTTTGGATCGCGGACCTCATCGCCAATCTAAGGATTCAAATACTGATCGCCGGAGCATGTTTGTTATTGATCAATGCGCTGGCGCGAGAAAAGTGGTTGCTGTTTCCATTGTGTCTTGGCATGGCATTCCACTGTAGTTTTTGTGGCGAGTTCTTCCAGTCCGCACAGATCGGTTCTGCCAAGGGGACAGCGGTACGCGTGGCAAGCATCAATGTTTTGACGAGCAACTCAAAACACCGATTGATTATTGAGGAGATACGACGCCTTGATGCCGATGTGGTCGCGGTGCTTGAGTTAAGTAGCACGTTGGCAGAGAGACTTCGAATGGAATTGGTGGAGAAGTATCCTCATCAGATAATCCATCCGCTCGATCGGTCAAATTTCGGAATCGGGCTGCTTAGTCGTAGCGAATTGACCGGCCCTGACGTCTTTGAATTGAACGAAACGATTGTCTCTATCAGTGCATACACGAAAGGGTTTCGTGTGATCGCGACGCATCCGCTTCCGCCGATGAATCAAGCGTTGTTCAAATCGAGGAACGCACACTTACGTCTGCTTTCCGAACGAATCAATGCGACCGACGATCAAACGAAGACAATCGTCATGGGAGATTTTAATGTGACTCCTTGGTCGCCCCATTTTCATCGCTTTGAACGTCGTTCGTCTCTTCGCCGAGCGACGAAGGGCAATACGATAACGCCAACCTGGTACGGGATCGACGATCAATTCCTCTTTGGTCTACCGCTTGACCACGTATTGATCAGTTCCGACTTGGATTGCACCGGCTATGAAGTCGGCAATGATTTCGGTTCAGACCACCGTGCGGTGATGGTCGACGTGATGGTACGTTGA
- a CDS encoding cysteine peptidase family C39 domain-containing protein, giving the protein MFASDLTVAIAVMSIACAATVLITARLTSKLGGQKTMLCLAAATLAMIYFLFYATGQLFWAKLVPHSAAIIYTNFACLFAAVATGAVWRLPNTPRWRRGILAVALSGGTIIIVFWPLLSIALRPPQPGSAQWKDGVALQTTWANCSPAAAATLLRAEGIAVTEADMVPVCLTDASGTPTLGLYRGIKLVAQRHDAAVEVVDSNLSRLLAEDDWPVLLAVKLPYGVDDRRYADQWGWIPGMGHSVVALGRGPGGDGILIGDPSRGLEIWAENDLQILWHGKGIRLTD; this is encoded by the coding sequence ATGTTCGCTTCCGACCTCACGGTCGCCATCGCCGTGATGTCGATCGCGTGCGCCGCTACGGTGCTCATCACGGCTCGGCTAACGTCGAAGCTTGGTGGCCAAAAAACGATGCTGTGTCTCGCCGCAGCAACGTTGGCGATGATCTACTTTTTGTTCTATGCGACCGGGCAGCTTTTCTGGGCAAAGCTGGTGCCCCACTCGGCCGCGATCATCTACACCAATTTTGCGTGCTTGTTCGCGGCGGTAGCCACGGGCGCGGTGTGGAGACTACCGAACACGCCACGCTGGCGGCGCGGAATTTTGGCGGTTGCACTCAGCGGTGGCACAATCATCATCGTGTTTTGGCCGCTCCTGTCGATCGCATTGCGCCCTCCCCAACCGGGTTCGGCCCAATGGAAAGACGGTGTCGCCCTGCAAACGACATGGGCAAATTGCAGCCCGGCTGCCGCGGCGACGTTACTTCGCGCCGAAGGCATTGCAGTTACCGAAGCCGATATGGTGCCGGTGTGCTTGACCGACGCAAGTGGCACGCCGACGCTCGGGCTTTACCGCGGCATCAAGCTGGTCGCCCAACGTCATGATGCGGCGGTCGAAGTCGTCGATTCAAATCTGTCACGTCTACTGGCCGAGGATGATTGGCCAGTGCTGCTTGCCGTCAAACTTCCCTATGGTGTCGATGATCGTCGCTACGCCGATCAATGGGGCTGGATCCCAGGGATGGGACATAGCGTCGTCGCACTCGGACGTGGCCCAGGGGGCGACGGCATCTTGATCGGCGACCCTTCGCGAGGTCTTGAGATCTGGGCAGAGAACGATCTCCAAATCTTGTGGCACGGAAAGGGAATCCGTCTGACTGATTAG
- a CDS encoding potassium channel protein: protein MPLWLVRTYRAMRARRSFSVLFVFMMLAVSVLGNTLTFYFFERDQEPTLSDALWYSIISITTIGYGDFSASTAGGRLGTVLFIVVFGLATFSVAMSFGIDWVDEIILKGRTGMSDIHASDHIVIVNFPSHARVAELIDELKAHPEHRSREIVIVSDRIESLPIEDKHVLFVQGPVLQQETYERAKIGQARMVIVLATSYDDPSSDAVVASAVAVVESLNRDVYSVAECLNYKHRMLFDSVHTNALVYSMKVSGNLLSLEAHDTGVAQLIDTITSNQRDAATLYSLTVGDEVCGLCYRELAKQLLDRDIHLLGIVRNEESLLTFGERSPEVGDLVLYIAAKRVNWATFCRFNTN from the coding sequence ATGCCGCTATGGTTGGTCCGCACTTATCGAGCGATGCGGGCGAGACGCTCGTTCAGCGTCTTGTTCGTGTTTATGATGCTGGCCGTCAGCGTGCTTGGAAACACACTCACGTTTTACTTTTTCGAACGCGACCAAGAGCCGACTCTCTCGGATGCTCTGTGGTACAGCATCATCTCGATCACCACGATCGGCTACGGTGATTTTTCCGCAAGCACCGCCGGCGGACGCCTGGGAACGGTGCTATTCATCGTCGTTTTCGGCCTGGCCACGTTTTCGGTCGCGATGAGCTTTGGCATCGATTGGGTCGACGAAATCATTTTGAAGGGACGTACCGGAATGAGTGATATCCACGCGAGCGATCATATCGTCATCGTCAACTTTCCGTCGCACGCACGCGTCGCCGAACTGATCGATGAACTCAAAGCACACCCCGAGCATCGCTCACGCGAAATCGTGATCGTGAGCGACCGAATCGAATCACTACCGATCGAGGACAAACATGTGCTATTCGTCCAAGGTCCGGTACTTCAGCAAGAGACGTACGAGCGAGCAAAAATTGGTCAAGCTCGAATGGTCATCGTGCTGGCGACCTCGTACGACGACCCCAGTAGTGATGCCGTCGTCGCATCAGCCGTCGCGGTCGTTGAAAGTTTGAATCGCGATGTGTATTCGGTCGCCGAATGTCTGAATTACAAGCATCGAATGCTCTTCGATAGCGTACATACCAATGCACTAGTCTACAGCATGAAAGTGTCGGGCAACTTGCTCTCACTCGAGGCTCATGACACCGGCGTCGCCCAACTGATCGATACGATCACCAGTAACCAGCGGGATGCGGCGACGCTTTACAGCTTGACGGTCGGCGATGAAGTCTGCGGGCTCTGCTATCGTGAACTCGCAAAACAATTGCTCGACCGCGATATTCACCTTCTTGGTATCGTCCGCAACGAAGAAAGTTTGCTGACATTTGGTGAGCGATCTCCCGAAGTCGGTGACCTTGTCCTCTATATCGCTGCCAAACGAGTCAATTGGGCAACCTTCTGTCGATTCAACACAAACTAG
- a CDS encoding class I SAM-dependent methyltransferase: MEPKAPQMLDQLELFSLREEPAINEQMIVDENERAKSDELSAKILESVYWESDRDRAFERYHESLDFQTTLKLFKTFGVEKKQSIVEIGGGSGFLSWALTQEGYQDISLLEPNPHWITGTGYLRSRDDAKAIQIENSLDDFYASDRTYDTVVTRNCVHHFPNMTFVAACIRQKLNPGGRWVMIREPYVETAHELYRFLQGHPYSQGYGIYEFGFPAAHFARSLSMAGLRLRAAVPEPYANQTLALYSNERGSRLNRWMTAAVDQILDKTPALTRFGFWAEQMLRDCFKMRTAFFTRPQVMVFDREELGEMPASTIWYRPEKAIAKKAA; the protein is encoded by the coding sequence ATGGAACCGAAAGCACCTCAAATGCTCGATCAGTTGGAGTTGTTTTCGCTTCGTGAAGAACCCGCCATCAACGAACAGATGATCGTCGATGAGAACGAGCGGGCCAAATCGGATGAACTCTCGGCAAAAATCCTCGAATCGGTCTACTGGGAATCCGATCGCGACCGAGCCTTTGAACGCTACCACGAAAGCCTTGATTTCCAGACAACACTTAAGCTTTTCAAGACCTTTGGGGTGGAAAAAAAACAGTCGATCGTCGAGATCGGAGGCGGTAGCGGGTTCCTATCGTGGGCACTGACTCAAGAGGGCTACCAAGATATCTCGCTGCTCGAACCCAACCCACACTGGATCACTGGCACTGGTTACCTGCGATCTCGAGACGATGCCAAAGCGATTCAGATCGAAAATTCGCTCGATGATTTCTACGCTTCAGACCGAACCTATGACACGGTGGTAACACGAAACTGTGTTCACCATTTCCCGAACATGACATTCGTCGCCGCATGTATTCGCCAGAAACTCAACCCAGGCGGACGCTGGGTAATGATTCGCGAACCCTACGTCGAAACGGCTCACGAACTGTATCGATTCCTTCAAGGTCATCCTTACAGCCAGGGATATGGAATCTACGAATTTGGGTTCCCGGCGGCCCACTTCGCACGCTCGCTATCGATGGCCGGACTGCGATTGCGTGCCGCAGTACCAGAGCCGTATGCCAATCAAACACTTGCGCTCTACAGCAACGAGCGAGGTAGTCGATTGAATCGCTGGATGACGGCGGCGGTGGATCAAATTCTCGACAAAACACCCGCCCTTACTCGATTCGGTTTTTGGGCCGAACAAATGCTTCGCGATTGCTTTAAAATGCGAACTGCGTTTTTCACCCGCCCACAAGTCATGGTGTTTGACCGCGAAGAGCTTGGCGAGATGCCGGCATCGACGATTTGGTATCGTCCCGAAAAAGCGATCGCGAAAAAGGCCGCGTAG
- a CDS encoding ABC transporter ATP-binding protein: MIQPDLLPLRIKNLKKRFGTFEALRGVSFELRHGERLAFLGTNGAGKTTMIRALAGRTKPTGGSIEVFGDSARSVTAKRAIGFVPQEIALYGDLTTRENLVAFAKFHGVRRGEISKRVDWALQWTGLHDRSRDLVRTFSGGMKRRVNLACGVMHEPRILLLDEPTVGVDPQSRERIFAMLDELSDGGTSLLLTTHHLDEAQQRSDRIVILDGGQVVADGTIDELVHQTIGSSRLVKVRLDRPMAKAVRYLHQYNRLPAEQLVGHPGSAAFETRIESVTDQLTPMLEAIQRDGYRITDMELQTPSLHHVFLSLTGNELRD; encoded by the coding sequence GTGATTCAGCCGGATTTGCTACCCCTTCGAATCAAAAACCTGAAAAAACGCTTCGGAACGTTCGAAGCGCTTCGGGGAGTGTCGTTTGAGCTGCGGCATGGAGAACGATTGGCGTTTTTGGGGACCAATGGCGCCGGCAAAACGACGATGATTCGCGCGCTTGCGGGGAGAACTAAGCCGACCGGTGGGTCGATCGAGGTATTTGGTGATTCAGCTCGATCGGTCACTGCCAAACGTGCGATCGGGTTCGTCCCACAAGAAATCGCGCTCTACGGCGACCTGACCACCCGGGAAAATTTGGTAGCGTTCGCAAAATTTCACGGGGTGAGACGCGGCGAGATTTCAAAACGCGTCGACTGGGCCTTGCAGTGGACGGGGCTACACGACAGAAGCAGAGATTTGGTGAGAACCTTTTCCGGTGGAATGAAGCGCCGCGTCAATCTCGCTTGTGGGGTGATGCACGAGCCTCGGATCTTGCTGCTCGATGAGCCGACCGTGGGAGTTGATCCGCAAAGCCGTGAACGAATTTTCGCGATGCTCGATGAACTCAGCGATGGGGGGACGTCACTGCTTCTGACAACTCATCATCTCGACGAAGCCCAGCAGCGTAGCGATCGGATCGTAATCCTTGACGGCGGACAGGTCGTTGCCGACGGCACGATTGACGAGCTTGTGCACCAAACGATCGGATCGTCACGGCTGGTCAAAGTCCGCTTGGACCGACCGATGGCAAAAGCGGTCCGTTATCTTCACCAATACAATCGGCTGCCGGCTGAGCAGTTGGTCGGGCATCCTGGTAGTGCTGCCTTCGAAACTCGAATCGAAAGTGTTACCGATCAGTTAACCCCGATGCTTGAGGCGATCCAGCGTGATGGCTATCGCATCACCGACATGGAACTGCAAACCCCTTCTCTGCACCATGTCTTTTTAAGCCTGACCGGAAATGAACTTCGCGATTAG
- a CDS encoding ABC transporter permease, translating into MISTVITISVRRLLHNPVELLLTFVVPVVFFSVFALIFGSGIGIGRTPKVKVAIATTDHNDSSRSLAEALADSDGLRVLALENGDKTQGKKKHPVQQDINRVTDAVRKGTVAIGILIGRDKSGSLKAELLTDASDQVAPQVVSAIVSREIAIAEARFAQMNGESLLVRKPSVEHPSADNSEGSQVERATSRDSDVGDRMLPTESVSIIDVMSDGKSNPVVSLYAAGIAVMFLLFGASGGGGVLLEERENTTLDRLLSSQLTMDQLLLGKWFYLTLLGFVQVTVMFLWGQIVFGIDLLGHLDGFIMMTLVTSGAAAAFGLFLATLCKTRGQLNGLSVIMILTMSALGGSMVPRYVMSEKMREMGLWTFNAWALDGYDKVFWRELPVESLWPQLAVLMGCGVAFLLVARALAVRWEFN; encoded by the coding sequence ATGATTTCTACGGTCATTACCATTAGCGTTAGACGCTTGCTCCACAATCCGGTGGAGTTGCTGTTGACGTTTGTCGTCCCGGTCGTGTTCTTCAGTGTCTTTGCATTGATTTTTGGAAGCGGTATCGGAATCGGACGGACGCCGAAAGTGAAGGTCGCAATCGCAACGACCGACCACAACGATTCTTCTCGCTCACTTGCCGAGGCTCTGGCGGACAGCGACGGCCTGCGGGTATTGGCGCTTGAAAATGGTGACAAAACGCAAGGCAAGAAAAAACATCCGGTTCAGCAAGATATCAATCGGGTCACCGATGCGGTACGAAAGGGTACCGTAGCGATCGGAATTTTGATCGGTCGAGACAAGTCAGGAAGTTTAAAGGCGGAGCTATTGACCGACGCGTCTGATCAAGTGGCTCCCCAGGTCGTGTCAGCGATCGTATCGCGAGAGATCGCAATCGCCGAAGCTCGTTTCGCACAAATGAACGGCGAGTCATTGCTCGTGCGAAAGCCGTCCGTCGAACATCCATCAGCCGACAATTCCGAAGGATCTCAGGTCGAGCGAGCAACATCTAGAGACTCGGACGTCGGCGATCGCATGCTTCCGACCGAATCGGTGAGCATCATCGATGTGATGAGCGATGGGAAATCAAATCCGGTCGTCAGTCTTTACGCGGCTGGAATTGCCGTGATGTTTTTGCTCTTTGGGGCGAGTGGTGGTGGCGGGGTGCTATTGGAAGAGCGTGAAAATACGACCCTCGATCGACTGTTGTCGTCCCAGTTGACGATGGATCAATTGTTGCTCGGGAAATGGTTTTACCTGACACTCCTAGGCTTTGTCCAAGTCACGGTGATGTTCCTCTGGGGACAGATCGTTTTTGGGATCGACTTACTAGGACACCTCGATGGCTTCATCATGATGACGCTGGTGACCAGTGGTGCCGCGGCAGCGTTCGGATTGTTTCTGGCGACACTGTGTAAGACCCGTGGGCAGCTCAATGGGCTTTCCGTCATTATGATTTTGACGATGAGTGCGCTCGGCGGGTCGATGGTTCCGCGCTATGTCATGAGCGAAAAGATGCGTGAGATGGGGCTGTGGACATTCAACGCATGGGCACTCGATGGATACGACAAAGTTTTCTGGCGAGAATTGCCGGTCGAATCCTTGTGGCCACAGTTAGCCGTGTTGATGGGCTGCGGCGTAGCGTTTCTACTGGTGGCCCGAGCCCTCGCGGTACGCTGGGAATTCAACTGA
- a CDS encoding NAD(P)-dependent oxidoreductase has product MTSITPEKTRIGWIGTGVMGNSMCGHLIKAGYQATIYNRTSEKTRTLQELGATVVSSPKEVAQQSEVVFTIVGFPRDVRSVILGEDGVLAGSHEGMVVVDMTTSEPSLAVEIAKAAGAIGVQSIDAPVSGGDTGAKNAALSIMIGGDASAVKSIRPLFELMGKTIVRQGGPGAGQHTKMVNQTLIASGMIAVCEGLLYAHKVGLDIPTVLESVASGAAGSWSLSNLAPRMINGDFDPGFFVEHFLKDMKIALDEASRMNLALPGLALGYQLYNAVAGQGHHRDGTQALILALSQLNGIDWQSQYS; this is encoded by the coding sequence ATGACATCGATCACTCCAGAGAAAACTCGCATCGGTTGGATCGGCACCGGGGTGATGGGGAACAGCATGTGCGGCCACTTAATCAAGGCCGGCTATCAAGCGACAATCTACAACCGCACGTCCGAAAAAACGCGAACCCTTCAGGAGCTCGGTGCGACGGTCGTCTCTAGCCCCAAAGAGGTCGCTCAGCAGAGCGAGGTTGTGTTTACGATCGTCGGTTTCCCACGCGACGTCCGCAGTGTCATTCTGGGGGAGGACGGTGTCTTGGCCGGATCACACGAAGGCATGGTGGTCGTGGACATGACGACCAGTGAGCCGAGCCTTGCCGTCGAGATCGCCAAGGCGGCGGGAGCGATCGGAGTCCAGTCAATTGACGCTCCGGTCAGCGGTGGTGACACGGGTGCGAAAAATGCCGCCCTGTCGATTATGATCGGCGGTGATGCATCAGCCGTCAAATCAATTCGCCCGCTGTTCGAATTGATGGGCAAGACAATCGTTCGTCAAGGCGGTCCGGGGGCCGGTCAGCATACCAAGATGGTTAACCAAACGCTAATCGCCAGCGGCATGATCGCGGTATGTGAAGGTTTGCTTTATGCCCACAAGGTTGGCCTTGATATCCCAACGGTTCTCGAAAGTGTTGCTTCCGGGGCGGCCGGTAGCTGGTCACTGTCTAACCTTGCACCACGCATGATTAACGGCGACTTCGATCCTGGTTTCTTCGTCGAGCACTTCCTGAAGGACATGAAAATTGCTTTGGACGAAGCGTCACGAATGAACCTTGCCTTGCCCGGTTTAGCACTCGGTTACCAACTCTACAATGCCGTGGCTGGGCAAGGGCATCATCGCGACGGAACCCAAGCACTGATCCTCGCTCTGTCCCAACTTAACGGGATCGATTGGCAATCGCAGTATTCCTGA
- a CDS encoding NADPH:quinone reductase, translating into MKAAYLTNTGGPDVIQFGDLDAPTAKVGQVLIDVKAAALNPIDTYVRSGLVAFDLPQPFIPGCDAAGEIAAIGEGVKGFDVGDQVWCSNQGLLGRQGTMAERIVVDSQWCYRMPDQIDHATAAANALVGITAHLGLFREGRLKSGETVFVIGGTGGVGAMVIQMAKAIGARVITTAGSDEKAERAKQLGADHVIQYTRESIADTVKHLAPAGVNLHWETRRMPNFDEAIDLLAPRGRMIVMAGRDSRPEFPVGPFYVKECSLHGFVMFKAAADEMQSCADDMNRWMSSGKLRGNIAKTFSLDQVSEAHRLQENEGVGGKIVIDCQS; encoded by the coding sequence ATGAAGGCAGCGTATTTAACCAACACCGGTGGTCCCGACGTGATCCAATTCGGCGACCTTGATGCCCCCACCGCAAAGGTCGGGCAGGTATTGATCGATGTCAAAGCGGCCGCCTTAAACCCGATCGACACCTACGTCCGTAGCGGTCTGGTCGCGTTTGACTTGCCCCAGCCGTTCATTCCGGGCTGTGACGCGGCAGGCGAAATCGCGGCGATCGGCGAAGGGGTCAAAGGATTTGATGTCGGGGACCAAGTTTGGTGCAGCAACCAAGGTTTACTCGGCCGGCAGGGAACAATGGCTGAACGCATCGTAGTCGACTCGCAGTGGTGCTATAGAATGCCTGATCAAATCGATCACGCAACCGCCGCGGCAAACGCGCTTGTCGGAATCACCGCTCATTTGGGACTATTCCGTGAAGGCCGATTGAAATCGGGTGAAACCGTTTTCGTGATCGGGGGCACCGGTGGTGTCGGTGCGATGGTCATTCAAATGGCCAAAGCGATCGGCGCGAGGGTGATCACCACGGCGGGAAGCGATGAGAAAGCCGAACGTGCGAAACAGCTCGGTGCGGACCATGTCATCCAGTACACGCGAGAATCAATCGCAGACACGGTCAAGCACCTGGCGCCCGCTGGAGTCAATCTTCACTGGGAAACAAGACGCATGCCAAACTTTGACGAGGCGATCGATCTGTTGGCCCCGCGAGGGCGGATGATCGTGATGGCCGGACGCGATTCACGACCTGAGTTTCCTGTCGGACCGTTTTACGTCAAGGAATGCTCGCTACACGGATTTGTGATGTTCAAAGCGGCGGCAGATGAAATGCAATCCTGTGCCGATGACATGAATCGTTGGATGTCATCGGGAAAGCTTCGAGGCAATATCGCGAAAACGTTCTCCTTGGACCAAGTTTCCGAAGCCCATCGATTGCAGGAAAACGAGGGTGTCGGAGGCAAAATCGTGATCGATTGCCAATCCTAA